One genomic region from Ornithinicoccus hortensis encodes:
- the alaS gene encoding alanine--tRNA ligase, which translates to METAEIRRRWLSFFEGKGHTVVPSAPLLYDDPNLLFVNAGMVPFKPYFLGQQTPPWARATSVQKCVRTLDIEEVGKTTRHGTFFQMNGNFSFGDYFKEGAISYAWELVTGSQDDGFLGFDPDTVWVTVLEGDDEAADIWHRVAGLPQERIQRRGREDNYWHMGVAGPGGPCSEIYIDRGPEHGPDGGPVVDEDRFLEIWNLVFMQEELSAVRSKVDFDIARELPHKNIDTGMGLERVAYLLQGVDNLYEIDEVYPVIAAAEELSGRHYGADHGDDVRFRVVADHVRSGLMLMGDGVTPGNEGRGYVLRRLLRRAVRSMRLLGVQDPALPQLLPVSLEAMAKSYPELEPMFGRISQIAYAEEDAFRRTLASGTTILDTAVSRAKAQGSTQLPGDQAFALHDTYGFPIDLTLEMAEEQGLSVDRDGFTRLMTEQRERAKADARAKKSGHAATEVWRELRDQGATEFLAYQSLTAEASVRGLVVDGARVPALEQGQRGMLVLDRTPFYAESGGQIADEGVIEADGVRLRVRDVQRPVKGLIVHTVEVEEGSLREGAGVQALVDPDWRVQACQAHSGTHVVHAALRQVLGPNALQSGSYNKPGYLRLDFAWNSALSAETRSEIEEVANLALRQDLPVSAAYMTLPEARAQGALALFGETYDEQVRVVEIGGPWSRELCGGTHVRHSSQVGALTMIGESSVGSGSRRVEALVGMDALRYLAGERALVHELTSLVGVSQEHLTDRIGQVLARLKEAERELATMRQQQVLAAAGQLVEQAKDVNGVRVLLHDAGTGVAADELRSLATDLRSRLGDERPAVVAVAGVNNERPAIVVATNGTARDAGVRAGALVKVAAQALGGGGGGKDDLAQGGGQDPSQVPAALTAVEQNVAEHATPAR; encoded by the coding sequence ATGGAAACCGCCGAGATCCGCCGTCGCTGGCTGTCCTTCTTCGAGGGCAAGGGCCACACGGTGGTGCCGAGTGCGCCGCTGCTGTACGACGACCCCAACCTGCTGTTCGTGAACGCGGGGATGGTGCCCTTCAAGCCCTACTTCCTCGGGCAGCAGACCCCGCCCTGGGCCCGGGCGACCTCGGTGCAGAAGTGCGTGCGGACCCTGGACATCGAGGAGGTCGGCAAGACCACCCGGCACGGCACCTTCTTCCAGATGAACGGCAACTTCTCCTTCGGCGACTACTTCAAGGAGGGGGCGATCTCCTACGCCTGGGAGCTGGTCACCGGCTCCCAGGACGACGGGTTCCTCGGGTTCGACCCGGACACCGTCTGGGTGACCGTGCTGGAGGGGGACGACGAGGCCGCCGACATCTGGCACCGGGTGGCCGGGCTGCCGCAGGAGCGGATCCAGCGGCGCGGCCGGGAGGACAACTACTGGCACATGGGGGTCGCGGGCCCCGGTGGGCCCTGCAGCGAGATCTACATCGACCGGGGGCCGGAGCACGGCCCCGACGGCGGCCCCGTGGTCGACGAGGACCGGTTCCTGGAGATCTGGAACCTGGTCTTCATGCAGGAGGAGCTCTCCGCGGTCCGCTCCAAGGTGGACTTCGACATCGCCCGTGAGTTGCCGCACAAGAACATCGACACCGGGATGGGCCTGGAGCGGGTGGCCTACCTGCTCCAGGGGGTGGACAACCTCTACGAGATCGACGAGGTCTACCCGGTCATCGCCGCCGCCGAGGAGCTGTCCGGGCGGCACTACGGGGCCGACCACGGCGACGACGTCCGGTTCCGGGTGGTCGCCGACCACGTCCGGTCCGGACTGATGCTGATGGGCGACGGGGTGACCCCGGGCAACGAGGGCCGCGGCTACGTCCTGCGCCGCCTGCTGCGCCGCGCGGTCCGCTCCATGCGGCTGCTCGGCGTGCAGGACCCGGCGCTGCCCCAGCTGCTCCCGGTCAGCCTGGAGGCAATGGCCAAGTCCTACCCCGAGCTGGAGCCGATGTTCGGCCGGATCAGCCAGATCGCCTACGCCGAGGAGGACGCCTTCCGGCGCACCCTCGCGTCCGGCACGACCATCCTGGACACCGCGGTCAGCCGGGCCAAGGCGCAAGGCTCCACCCAACTGCCCGGTGACCAGGCCTTCGCGCTGCACGACACCTACGGCTTCCCGATCGACCTGACCCTGGAGATGGCCGAGGAGCAGGGCCTGTCCGTGGACCGGGACGGGTTCACCCGGCTGATGACCGAGCAGCGCGAGCGGGCCAAGGCCGACGCGCGGGCCAAGAAGTCCGGACACGCGGCCACCGAGGTGTGGCGCGAGCTGCGCGACCAGGGCGCGACCGAGTTCCTGGCCTACCAGTCGCTGACCGCCGAGGCCTCGGTGCGCGGCCTGGTCGTCGACGGCGCCCGGGTGCCCGCCCTGGAGCAGGGCCAGCGCGGCATGCTCGTGCTGGACCGCACCCCGTTCTACGCCGAGTCCGGTGGACAGATCGCCGACGAGGGCGTGATCGAGGCCGACGGCGTGCGGTTGCGCGTCCGGGACGTGCAGCGCCCCGTGAAGGGCCTGATCGTGCACACCGTCGAGGTCGAGGAGGGGTCGCTCCGCGAGGGCGCCGGGGTGCAGGCCCTGGTCGACCCCGACTGGCGGGTGCAGGCCTGCCAGGCGCACTCGGGCACCCACGTGGTGCACGCCGCGCTGCGGCAGGTACTCGGCCCCAACGCGCTGCAGAGCGGCTCCTACAACAAGCCGGGCTACCTGCGGCTGGACTTCGCCTGGAACTCCGCGCTCTCCGCCGAGACCCGCTCGGAGATCGAGGAGGTGGCCAACCTCGCGCTGCGCCAGGACCTGCCGGTGTCGGCCGCCTACATGACCCTGCCCGAGGCCCGCGCCCAGGGTGCGCTGGCGCTGTTCGGCGAGACGTATGACGAGCAGGTCCGGGTCGTCGAGATCGGCGGCCCGTGGTCCCGGGAGTTGTGCGGTGGCACCCACGTGCGGCACTCCTCCCAGGTCGGGGCGCTGACCATGATCGGGGAGTCCTCCGTCGGGTCCGGCTCGCGACGGGTGGAGGCCCTGGTCGGGATGGACGCGCTGCGCTACCTCGCCGGCGAACGGGCCCTGGTCCACGAGCTCACCTCGCTGGTCGGGGTCAGCCAGGAACACCTCACCGACCGGATCGGGCAGGTCCTGGCCCGCCTCAAGGAGGCCGAGCGCGAGCTCGCCACGATGCGCCAGCAGCAGGTCCTGGCCGCGGCCGGCCAGCTGGTCGAGCAGGCCAAGGACGTCAACGGCGTGCGGGTGCTCCTGCACGACGCCGGCACCGGGGTCGCGGCCGACGAGTTGCGCTCCCTGGCGACCGACCTGCGGAGCAGGCTCGGTGACGAGCGTCCGGCCGTCGTCGCGGTGGCTGGGGTCAACAACGAGCGCCCGGCGATCGTGGTGGCCACCAACGGGACCGCCCGCGACGCGGGGGTCCGGGCCGGCGCCCTGGTGAAGGTCGCCGCGCAGGCCCTCGGCGGGGGCGGTGGCGGCAAGGACGACCTCGCCCAGGGCGGCGGTCAGGACCCGAGCCAGGTCCCGGCGGCCCTCACCGCGGTCGAGCAGAACGTCGCCGAGCACGCGACCCCGGCCAGGTAA
- the mltG gene encoding endolytic transglycosylase MltG: protein MTRSPDNGPVDGRAEEVPPGDVHPDDLSHDEAHEDLHRHEDLHHDEDHPEDEDWFADGDGTLADDVIATGVHPDDVVDEDERPRRKRKHRSPAVRWGAILLALVIVLGGGFFGARALGDLVPSFDFGSGAPEDYEGEGSGEVEIEIPGGAGGGEIGQVLYDAGVVASPEAFSNVAAADPRATAIQPGSYTMAKEMSASAALERLLDSESRNVARVTLREGLWTSEVFALLAEGTGNEVADYEAVDPESLDLPDAADGELEGFLAPDTYSFAPDDTPEEQLRQMVALGNQRYQELGVPEDELRETLTIASIIEGEAANPDDFAKVSRVIQNRLDEGEGLRMDSTIHFIHQERGRVGTTDEQRKVESPYNTYLHEGLPPGPINNPGAAAIEAAMNPADGDWMYFVTINPDTGETVFTETLEEHEEQAEIFQQWCEENPDRC from the coding sequence GTGACCCGATCCCCTGACAACGGACCCGTGGACGGCCGCGCCGAGGAGGTGCCTCCCGGCGACGTGCACCCGGACGACCTGAGCCACGACGAGGCCCACGAGGACCTGCACCGCCACGAGGACCTGCACCACGACGAGGACCACCCCGAGGACGAGGACTGGTTCGCCGACGGCGACGGGACCCTCGCCGACGACGTGATCGCGACCGGGGTCCACCCGGACGACGTCGTGGACGAGGACGAGCGGCCGCGCCGCAAGCGCAAGCACCGCTCGCCGGCGGTCCGCTGGGGGGCGATCCTGCTGGCGCTGGTCATCGTGCTCGGCGGCGGGTTCTTCGGCGCCCGGGCGCTGGGCGACCTGGTCCCCAGCTTCGACTTCGGCAGCGGCGCACCCGAGGACTACGAGGGGGAGGGCAGCGGCGAGGTCGAGATCGAGATCCCCGGGGGTGCCGGTGGCGGCGAGATCGGCCAGGTGCTCTACGACGCCGGCGTCGTGGCCAGCCCCGAGGCCTTCTCGAACGTGGCGGCCGCCGACCCGCGGGCCACCGCGATCCAACCGGGCAGCTACACCATGGCCAAGGAGATGAGCGCCAGCGCCGCCCTGGAGCGGCTGCTGGACTCCGAGAGCCGGAACGTGGCCCGGGTGACCCTCCGGGAGGGGCTGTGGACCTCCGAGGTCTTCGCCCTGCTCGCCGAGGGCACCGGCAACGAGGTCGCCGACTACGAGGCGGTCGACCCGGAGTCCCTGGACCTGCCGGACGCGGCCGACGGCGAGCTGGAGGGGTTCCTCGCGCCGGACACCTACTCCTTCGCCCCCGACGACACGCCGGAGGAGCAGCTGCGCCAGATGGTCGCCCTGGGCAACCAGCGCTACCAGGAGCTCGGGGTCCCCGAGGACGAGCTGCGGGAGACGCTGACCATCGCCAGCATCATCGAGGGCGAGGCCGCCAACCCCGACGACTTCGCCAAGGTCTCCCGGGTCATCCAGAACCGGCTGGACGAGGGCGAGGGGCTGCGGATGGACTCCACCATCCACTTCATCCACCAGGAGCGCGGCCGGGTCGGCACCACCGACGAGCAGCGCAAGGTGGAGAGCCCCTACAACACCTACCTCCACGAGGGCCTGCCCCCGGGGCCGATCAACAACCCGGGCGCCGCCGCCATCGAGGCCGCGATGAACCCGGCGGACGGGGACTGGATGTACTTCGTCACGATCAACCCCGACACCGGCGAGACCGTGTTCACCGAGACCCTGGAGGAGCACGAGGAGCAGGCCGAGATCTTCCAGCAGTGGTGCGAAGAGAACCCGGACCGCTGCTGA
- the ruvX gene encoding Holliday junction resolvase RuvX: MAQSDPDGLLATPVATLDRDEDGGSDLDRIGDLVAESAVLEVVVGLPRSLSGEEGVAARRARDYAASLHRRLAPVAVTLFDERLTTVDAHRVLRSSGVSGREHRSRVDQAAAVLILQAALDAERTTGRPAGEPVGARKPRTKRSAARHEGTQP; encoded by the coding sequence GTGGCCCAGAGCGACCCCGACGGCCTGCTCGCGACCCCGGTCGCCACGCTGGACCGGGACGAGGACGGTGGGTCCGACCTCGACCGGATCGGCGACCTCGTCGCGGAGTCGGCGGTGCTGGAGGTCGTCGTCGGGCTCCCGCGCTCCCTCTCCGGGGAGGAGGGGGTGGCCGCGCGGCGCGCTCGCGACTACGCTGCCTCGTTGCACCGTCGCCTCGCCCCGGTGGCGGTCACACTGTTTGACGAACGGTTGACGACCGTCGATGCCCACCGGGTCCTGCGCTCCAGCGGGGTCAGTGGGCGGGAGCACCGTTCCCGGGTCGACCAGGCGGCCGCCGTGCTCATCCTGCAGGCGGCGCTGGACGCCGAACGCACTACCGGTCGACCGGCCGGCGAACCCGTGGGTGCCCGCAAGCCACGGACCAAGAGGTCCGCGGCCCGACACGAAGGAACGCAGCCGTGA
- a CDS encoding shikimate dehydrogenase, which translates to MPHRAGVVGDPIAHSLSPALHTAAYAALGLTDWTYGLTRVPAGDLARHVGGLDDSWVGISVTMPGKEEALALADVVGDEAALVGASNTLTRTEGGWRADNTDVAGLAEALTGVEVRGPGPVDVIGAGATARSALVALHRVGARSLRFVVRGTVRPETAALAVRLGLTTSTVSYADWSAGLARGAGADVDLVLSTVPPGATPPVDGAPTSPAGVVFDVTYAPWPSPLAHDVARHGRTAVGGWTMLLHQAAAQVRLMTGLDAPVEAMRAALAERLPQAAAG; encoded by the coding sequence ATGCCGCACCGTGCCGGGGTGGTCGGGGACCCGATCGCCCACTCCCTGTCTCCTGCACTGCATACGGCCGCGTATGCCGCGCTGGGCCTGACCGACTGGACCTACGGGCTGACCCGGGTCCCGGCCGGTGACCTCGCCCGGCACGTCGGGGGCCTGGACGACTCCTGGGTCGGGATCTCGGTGACGATGCCCGGCAAGGAGGAGGCGCTCGCGCTCGCGGACGTCGTGGGCGACGAGGCCGCGCTGGTCGGCGCCTCCAACACGCTCACCCGCACGGAGGGCGGCTGGCGGGCGGACAACACCGACGTCGCGGGCCTGGCGGAGGCGCTGACGGGGGTCGAGGTCCGTGGGCCCGGTCCGGTCGACGTCATCGGGGCCGGGGCCACGGCACGGTCCGCGCTCGTCGCGCTGCACCGGGTCGGCGCCCGGTCCCTGCGGTTCGTGGTCCGCGGGACGGTGCGCCCGGAGACCGCCGCCCTGGCCGTCCGGCTGGGCCTCACGACGAGCACCGTGTCGTATGCCGACTGGTCGGCCGGGTTGGCCCGCGGCGCAGGGGCGGACGTGGACCTGGTGCTGAGCACGGTCCCACCCGGCGCGACGCCGCCTGTGGACGGCGCCCCCACCTCCCCGGCCGGCGTGGTGTTCGATGTGACGTATGCCCCGTGGCCCAGTCCCCTCGCTCACGACGTCGCCCGGCACGGCCGCACCGCCGTGGGCGGGTGGACCATGCTGCTGCACCAGGCCGCGGCCCAGGTGCGCCTGATGACCGGGCTCGACGCCCCGGTGGAGGCGATGCGCGCCGCCCTCGCCGAGCGCCTGCCCCAGGCCGCGGCGGGATGA
- a CDS encoding replication-associated recombination protein A gives MRPASLEEVRGQGDVLRPGSPLRRLIEGQGGAAGPLSAILWGPPGTGKTTLAHLVAQAAGRTFVELSAVTAGVKDVRAVMEQATRERSLYSRQTVLFLDEIHRFSKAQQDALLPGVENRLVILVAATTENPSFSVISPLLSRSMLIRLQSLDDQQVGEVIDEALVDGRGLEGRFTLEPEARDHVIRIAGGDARRALTTLEAAAGVAEDAVPAGREHEPVVITVAAAEQAVDQAAVRYDRTGDQHYDVASAFIKSMRGSDVDAALHYLARQLEAGEDPRFIARRIVIAASEDVGMGDPTALQTAVAAMHAVAQIGMPEARIILAQAVVHNALAPKSNAAYGGINAAIADVRAGKGGAVPAHLRGSGYAGAAGLGHGEGYRYSHDEPAGVGPQQYLPDDLVDADYYHPTDRGWEERLGPRWRHLRGIIRGEESSG, from the coding sequence ATGCGCCCGGCCTCGCTGGAGGAGGTCCGCGGGCAGGGGGACGTGCTGCGGCCGGGGAGCCCGCTGCGCCGATTGATCGAGGGGCAGGGCGGTGCGGCCGGGCCGCTGTCGGCCATCCTCTGGGGTCCGCCGGGGACCGGCAAGACGACCCTGGCGCACCTGGTGGCCCAGGCCGCCGGACGCACCTTCGTGGAGCTGTCCGCCGTCACCGCGGGGGTCAAGGACGTCCGGGCGGTGATGGAGCAGGCGACCCGCGAGCGGAGCCTGTACAGCCGGCAGACGGTGCTCTTCCTCGACGAGATCCACCGGTTCAGCAAGGCCCAGCAGGACGCCCTGCTGCCGGGGGTGGAGAACCGGCTGGTGATCCTGGTCGCCGCCACCACCGAGAACCCCTCGTTCAGCGTGATCTCCCCGCTGCTGTCGCGGTCCATGCTGATCCGGCTGCAGTCCCTGGACGACCAGCAGGTCGGCGAGGTGATCGACGAGGCGCTGGTGGACGGGCGGGGACTCGAGGGCAGGTTCACCCTCGAGCCGGAGGCCCGGGACCACGTGATCCGGATCGCCGGCGGGGACGCCCGCCGGGCGCTGACCACGCTGGAGGCCGCTGCGGGGGTCGCCGAGGACGCCGTGCCCGCGGGGCGCGAGCACGAGCCGGTGGTGATCACCGTCGCCGCCGCCGAACAGGCCGTGGACCAGGCAGCCGTCCGCTACGACCGGACCGGGGACCAGCACTACGACGTGGCCAGCGCCTTCATCAAGTCCATGCGGGGCAGCGACGTCGACGCGGCACTGCACTACCTGGCCCGGCAGCTGGAGGCGGGGGAGGACCCGCGGTTCATCGCGCGGCGGATCGTCATCGCGGCCAGCGAGGACGTGGGGATGGGGGACCCGACGGCCCTGCAGACCGCCGTGGCCGCGATGCACGCGGTCGCCCAGATCGGGATGCCCGAGGCCCGGATCATCCTGGCGCAGGCCGTGGTCCACAACGCGCTCGCGCCCAAGTCCAACGCGGCATACGGCGGGATCAACGCCGCCATCGCCGACGTGCGGGCGGGCAAGGGGGGCGCGGTCCCGGCCCACCTGAGGGGGAGCGGGTATGCCGGGGCGGCTGGACTCGGGCACGGGGAGGGCTACCGCTACAGCCACGACGAGCCGGCCGGGGTCGGGCCGCAGCAGTACCTGCCCGACGACCTGGTCGACGCCGACTACTACCACCCCACGGACCGTGGTTGGGAGGAACGTCTCGGGCCGCGCTGGCGCCACCTGCGCGGGATCATCCGGGGCGAGGAATCCTCCGGTTAG
- the aroC gene encoding chorismate synthase, with the protein MLRWITAGESHGPALTAVLEGLPAGVRVDRAAVEGALARRRLGHGRGARMSFEADRLSFLGGLRHGLSLGSPLALQVANSEWAKWESVMNPEPVDPAALAGADDIGAPQELARNRPLTRPRPGHADLVGMQKYGFEEARPVLERASARETAARVALGAVAAAFLEQACGIELVSHTVAIGGAARDARDDDAPLLEDLPRAGDVDRLDADPVRTLDAALSAAMVAEIDAAKKAGDTLGGVVEVLAWGLPPGLGSHVHWDRRLDSRLAGALMGIQAIKGVELGEGFRTAARRGSQAHDEIERDGAGTVRRRTLRSGGTEGGMSTGEVLRVRAAMKPISTVPRALQTIDVADGSAATAIHQRSDVCAVPAAGVVAEAMVALVLADAVLEKFGGDSVEEVRRNHRAYLDAIPETMRGFWDA; encoded by the coding sequence ATGTTGCGCTGGATCACCGCAGGGGAGTCCCACGGCCCCGCCCTGACCGCGGTCCTGGAGGGCCTGCCCGCCGGCGTCCGGGTGGACCGGGCCGCCGTGGAGGGGGCCCTGGCCCGACGCCGGCTGGGTCACGGCCGGGGCGCCCGGATGTCGTTCGAGGCGGACCGGCTCAGCTTCCTCGGCGGGCTGCGGCACGGACTCTCCCTCGGGTCGCCGCTGGCCCTGCAGGTGGCCAACAGCGAGTGGGCCAAGTGGGAGTCGGTGATGAACCCCGAGCCCGTCGACCCCGCCGCGCTGGCCGGGGCCGACGACATCGGTGCCCCGCAGGAGCTGGCCCGCAACCGGCCGCTGACCCGGCCGCGCCCGGGGCACGCCGACCTGGTCGGGATGCAGAAGTACGGCTTCGAGGAGGCCCGGCCCGTGCTGGAGCGCGCCTCGGCCCGGGAGACCGCCGCGCGGGTCGCGCTCGGCGCCGTGGCCGCCGCCTTCCTGGAGCAGGCCTGCGGGATCGAGCTGGTCAGCCACACCGTCGCGATCGGGGGCGCCGCCAGGGACGCCCGGGACGACGACGCCCCGCTGCTGGAGGACCTGCCGCGCGCCGGCGACGTCGACCGGCTCGATGCGGACCCGGTCCGCACCCTGGACGCCGCCCTGTCGGCGGCCATGGTGGCCGAGATCGACGCGGCCAAGAAGGCCGGCGACACCCTCGGCGGCGTCGTCGAGGTGCTCGCCTGGGGCCTGCCCCCCGGCCTGGGCTCGCACGTCCACTGGGACCGCCGGCTGGACTCCCGCCTGGCCGGGGCGCTGATGGGCATCCAGGCGATCAAGGGGGTCGAACTCGGCGAGGGGTTCCGCACCGCGGCCCGCCGTGGCAGCCAGGCCCACGACGAGATCGAGCGGGACGGGGCCGGCACGGTCCGCCGCCGCACCCTGCGCTCCGGCGGGACCGAGGGCGGGATGAGCACCGGGGAGGTGCTGCGGGTCCGCGCCGCGATGAAGCCGATCAGCACGGTGCCCCGGGCGCTGCAGACCATCGACGTGGCCGACGGCAGCGCCGCCACCGCGATCCACCAGCGCTCGGACGTCTGCGCGGTCCCCGCGGCGGGGGTCGTCGCGGAGGCGATGGTGGCCCTGGTGCTCGCCGACGCCGTGCTGGAGAAGTTCGGCGGCGACTCCGTCGAGGAGGTCCGGCGCAACCACAGGGCCTACCTGGACGCCATCCCCGAGACGATGCGGGGGTTCTGGGATGCCTAG
- a CDS encoding GNAT family N-acetyltransferase, with the protein MPDRPLRPVRTHPDLLGLTRDDPFVRWAVPDPFEGAVLAGTGAVAVERQSTHRHGLWLIPLPAGGTSPADGLADLLTGLREEGHVARLGVGSLSIPQPYAAVLAAHFDLAGGGEWDFMWTTSAPASRPGEAALQELDDAADAEELAVFSAEHSPTAEGEPGTGRTVLWLGLRGADGALLAAGGMQRLSSGAPHLAGIVVHGAHRGRGLGAAITAALTRRALAGHGVCTLGVYSANATALSLYRRLGYRTAYPWHSRRLA; encoded by the coding sequence GTGCCCGACCGACCGCTGCGCCCCGTGCGCACCCACCCGGACCTGCTGGGCCTGACCCGGGACGACCCGTTCGTCCGGTGGGCGGTGCCCGACCCGTTCGAGGGGGCGGTCCTGGCGGGCACGGGGGCCGTGGCGGTGGAACGGCAGAGCACCCACCGGCACGGGCTGTGGCTGATCCCGCTGCCCGCCGGCGGCACCTCCCCCGCGGACGGCCTCGCCGACCTGCTCACCGGGCTGCGCGAGGAGGGACACGTCGCGCGGCTCGGGGTGGGCAGCCTGTCCATCCCCCAGCCGTATGCCGCGGTGCTGGCGGCGCACTTCGACCTCGCCGGCGGCGGGGAGTGGGACTTCATGTGGACCACCTCCGCGCCGGCCTCCCGCCCCGGCGAGGCGGCGCTGCAGGAGTTGGACGACGCCGCGGACGCCGAGGAGCTCGCGGTCTTCTCGGCGGAGCACAGCCCGACCGCCGAGGGCGAGCCGGGGACCGGGCGGACCGTGCTGTGGCTCGGCCTCCGGGGAGCCGACGGCGCGCTCTTGGCCGCCGGGGGCATGCAACGGCTGAGCTCCGGCGCCCCGCACCTGGCCGGCATCGTCGTGCACGGCGCGCACCGCGGCCGCGGCCTGGGCGCGGCGATCACCGCGGCGCTGACCCGCCGTGCCCTGGCCGGGCACGGGGTCTGCACCCTCGGGGTGTACAGCGCGAACGCCACGGCGTTGTCGCTCTACCGCCGGCTCGGCTACCGCACCGCCTACCCCTGGCACAGCCGGCGTCTGGCCTGA
- a CDS encoding prepilin peptidase, giving the protein MSTWLLPLVVAGLALGGVPVARWLRWVSYRKPDEEDLPLPGKRWWVPPWLAVAGGLLTWRVVLSDPARGVGEVVDPGVGSGREGWVQLVLLLTLLAVMLACVCLAAMDMDVHRLPDRIMWPTMGVLTVGLLLAGLLGGGLLPWVWALLAGLLCGLAYLLLALTSLARGSLAIGLGDVKLAALLGAGLGWFGWQSVVVGMYAGVLLGGVFALVLLVLRRVTFGGHLPYGPPMMIGALVGAVLPPDVLSGLF; this is encoded by the coding sequence ATGAGCACCTGGCTACTGCCCCTGGTCGTCGCCGGGCTCGCCCTGGGCGGGGTACCCGTGGCGCGCTGGCTGCGGTGGGTGAGCTACCGCAAGCCGGACGAGGAGGACCTGCCGCTGCCCGGCAAGCGGTGGTGGGTGCCGCCCTGGCTGGCCGTGGCCGGCGGGCTCCTCACCTGGCGGGTGGTGCTCTCCGACCCGGCCCGCGGCGTCGGCGAGGTGGTCGACCCCGGGGTCGGCAGCGGCCGGGAGGGCTGGGTCCAGCTGGTGCTCCTGCTGACCCTGCTCGCGGTCATGCTGGCCTGCGTCTGCCTGGCCGCGATGGACATGGACGTGCACCGGCTCCCCGACCGCATCATGTGGCCGACCATGGGGGTGCTCACCGTCGGGCTGCTGCTGGCCGGCCTGCTCGGCGGGGGGCTGCTGCCGTGGGTCTGGGCGCTGCTCGCCGGACTGCTCTGCGGGCTCGCCTACCTCCTGCTGGCGCTGACCTCACTGGCCCGGGGATCGCTCGCGATCGGTCTCGGGGACGTCAAGTTGGCCGCCCTGCTGGGCGCCGGGCTCGGCTGGTTCGGCTGGCAGTCGGTGGTCGTGGGGATGTATGCCGGGGTGCTCCTCGGCGGGGTGTTCGCCCTGGTGCTGCTCGTGCTGCGCCGCGTCACCTTCGGCGGCCACCTGCCCTACGGGCCCCCGATGATGATCGGTGCGCTGGTGGGAGCCGTGCTGCCGCCGGATGTGCTGTCCGGACTGTTCTGA